DNA from Ziziphus jujuba cultivar Dongzao chromosome 2, ASM3175591v1:
ACTCCCTTTAGCCTCACCGGAGCAACACCCACCACCATgctcatgatgatgatggtgatgaccATGGCCATGAccatgatgatggtgatgatgaccATGCCCATGACCATGCGTAGTCGTCTTCTTCCCCTTCAACTCCTTCCTCATGTCATACGCATCTTCACCATCGGCATAATACTTAGCTTCCACATCATGAATCTTATACCCCAAAGTCTCCGTATACAAATTGAAAGCAGCCCTATTGCTCTTCCTCACATGAAGTGAAACATACTCAGCTCCAAACACCTGTTCCATGGCGCTCTGAGCAGCGTTCATGAGCTTGGTTGCAAGCCCTAATTTCCTGTGGGTTCGGAGAACAGCGAGAGAGGTTATGTGGCCGTGGCACTCGTTGCTTTCTTCTTCCATCTTGGCCAGGACGTAGCCGACGATCCGACCGTTGTAGTCTTCGGCGACGTAGAGGAGTTGCGGCCATGAGAGGATGTGGTAGAGGTAGTATTTCATCTGGTAATTTTCTGGAAGGCAGAACAAGTTGCAAGCTTGCATAGCGAGAAGGTCGTCTATGGTGGCCTTGCGTATGCAAACCATGGTTTTGAGACTTTGGGGTTTGTTTTTGGgattttctagggttttttttcTCTGGTTGACAATTTATTAAtttggggaagagagagaggggctgaagaagagagagagagagagagagagagagagagagtgcgcGAAGGTTTGGGTTGgagatttctttgtttttgtggtgGATCATGGGCATGGGTTTGATATTGGGCTCCATAATGGATCTGGGTCTAGGAACTCTATTATGGGCTTACATTTGGGCTTGATCTTTGATCTCTTACTTCGGGTAGGTCGACATTtgtattattgataattattgataattctGAATACACTGTACAATTAAGtggaaaaataaatcataaaagggggaaaaaagtaaagaaaataaattattgctTATGGAACTGtgttatttttgatatttttttctccttttgattAATTGGTTTATATGCCATAAGATGTAATCACAACCTTTATTGGAACTGAAATTGGCATTATTCACTCTATTATAGAAGCAAGGAGAGTTGAagatttcttatatatatatatatatatatatataggaaagttTTATGATGCGAACTGGTTTGCATACGGACTACACCAAAAccgatatttttttctaaaaagtatCGGCTTTTGTGTAATCCATATTGTAAAACtactctatacatatatatatatatatatatatattaaaaacaagaaaaaaaaagggaaaaaataaaaaaagagagttgAAGACATGATAATATTTTAGCTTCATCATTGTCCACTTGAAGTTCCAATAATATACTTATATTTCTTTATTCCCCTTTATTTGCTTGGTGAAATGGGTAATgagaattaatcaaattttccaAGAAAAGATGCCTGGAATTCAAAATAGACAAATATGGCAAAATGGCTCTTGAATCAAAGAGCCCATTACAGATGAATGAATGGAAGAAAATCACAATAATACATAATGATACATTCGAGATCAATTTTCTTTCACATAACAGTGATCTGAAACTACTTGTTGAATTTCCAGAGTCTAATATACCTACTGTTGTGTGTGGTGACAACCTTCTTCATCCCAACAGCCAAGCAAGTAATTGGACGACGGGAACTTCCGGGAATGCTGTCAATGCGGGTATCTTCTGAAAGCCTTCTTCCTTTGAATCTTTCGATGGCACCATGACGGTGTTGAGAACTGGATCTGTTGCCATCCAAAACGATGCTAGAAACAACTTCACCCGTATTCTGGTTCAAAATGCGTAGAACACCATCTATTCCACCAGCAACTAAGGTTGACTTGTCATTCCGAAGTAGTTGTAAGGAATATATGACATTTGGACTAATTCGTGTCTCCCATAAACTTCTCATTGTCCTTTAAATAATGATACAAAACATGGCTGCTCAAATTGCAAATTGCATATAATGTGAACTAAGCAAGGCCTGACCTTTGCATATATGCAAGTTGCAAGTTGGTAATTCACCTTCATTTCTTTTTAGTAATTGAGTATTCttaactcttttttattttttattttgcgtGTGTGTGTTACTATAATATCCTAATCAAAGCTTCTGGAAGGTAATGTTGCAGCAAATTTCATTGTTGCCATTGAAGCTGGGTAAGTATGAATGAGGTCATTTTCCTTTCTATTAgtatccaaaaagaaaatagaatttATATTATAACAGGTTTTCATTGTTAGGTGACAGTTTATGATGACTATGATATATTTTCAGCTTCTGGTACTTCATAGCTTCTTTAAGTTGTCATTTATAATCAATTCTCAAATCACATAAGCATATGAATCCCCAAAATTTAAACTAACATCCCATTCGCTAGGAGGTTTAAATATTGTCTCTCTACCCATGTTACCACCTCCTAAGACCTTAAAAAGTTTACAGGATTTTCAGATTCCATCCATCTATTACAGAAACCTCATATATGAAATATGCAAGTAGGTAATCATAGATCAGGAAACTAAAAGCTAAGAGTATGCAGTTAATTTTACTCTGAAGTTAATACTGAAATTAGTAGAAAGCTCAAAATGCATACCTAAGGTCCCAACAGGAAGCATATCCAGCAGTTGATCCAGCAAACACTACGTGAGAACATGGGTTGAAACACAGTGTCCTAATGCCTGCTGGGAAAAGTTGAATCAAATGGATGGCACATTAATACAGCATCCTCAAATTCTacagttttatatatttcacaaaAGCAGATAATAAATAAGTATACCATTCATACAAAGCGGAAAGGAAATGTCTACTGTTATGATTTCTTTTTCTGACAATTTCACTTATCAGATACTTTTAACTGGTTCAACAATGAGAGATGCACGTATTTGTAGTCAATACCTAGAGACACTTGGGGCATTCAGCTTAGATAATATAGTGAGGGTTCATGGGAAAAAGATGTgacatatcacatataaatagGAAAACCTACCTTCTAGCCTCTCAATGTTGTGACGTAGGAATAATATACACGGGCAGAGAAGTCAAAACAGAAAACAACCAAGGTAGGAGTGCAGCTGTTATTAGATACCTAGCAACTGACAGGATAGGCTCTCCTTTGAACTTTCAGTGACACAATTATAAATGTAAAGATTAAAGTGGAAAAATCAATGACAATAAAATAGGCAGGATACCAAAAAGATTTATTAGGAATGTTATATGCATCAACTTAAAGTAGCATTCCGAAAATCAGAACACACAAATCCAAGGTCAAATGAAATGATCTCCAAATCCATTCTCCAAAATCATTCTGTAGAGAGTAGGCATGCTACATAACCTGTGGAATCTGTTGATCTTAGTTTTGCTACCCGCTGATCAGATTGCAGACCTGATATTGTGATACTTCCAAGAGAGGAACCACTGAGAATTAACTGATCATCGCTCAAACATAAGGAAGTTATAGGCCCAGCGTGCATCCTGGAATcaggaaataaaaattaaaagaaagcaTAATATGTTGCATGTTGTTATCAAGGGAAGAGAGGACTtaactttattttcaattttggaaTTTGGTAGCAAACTAAACCACAAGGCAAGAACACTTTTATCAAGAGGCAAGATAAGAGAATCATAAAAATTCTGTTTTATTTGGCTTAATAGAGCAATCATGTAGGACTGAAAATATTCAATAATGGGAACAAGAAAATGTGATTAAAACTTCTTGATTCGACCATATACTCTGATAGAAATCTGAAGATGAAAGAATTGCAAGAAATTTTTTACACCACCTACCTAATTATTTGAGAACATTTCCTACTGTACATGTCAAAAACACGAGCAGTCCCATCCTCACACCCAACCACAGCTTCTGGATCGAAGTATCTGTAGGCATTGAGAATACACCTTGCTTAAAATTGTTAACAAATACAAAAGCCAACCTTCTGGACAAATATAACACACTTATCCAAGAGCTTGTGTTGATTAAGAGAACCAGAAAAACAAACAAGAGGAAATATTAAAGGAGCCAAGTAAATCTGATATCTTCAATTTGTTTAGTTGTTATCATGTGTCTACATTTCAACTACTTGTCCAGAAAGTAGGACAAGATGTTAAACATGAGTTCTAGATAGGTACTCAAAGGaaaatttattcctttttttttttttttttttttttttttgagttctgCATTATTTAATAAGAGGCTTAGTTTCTCAAAGTAACTTAAAAGCACAATAATAGTCAGATCCGTAATTAACTCTTCTGCAAAATTCTCTAAAATATGCATACCGCATGCATAAACCTTTTGAAAAGGTGGACTCCCGGGAGGAAAAAATACTTCTTGTCCCATTTCGCCTCCATATACATATACGAGTGCCAACCAAACCAACAATCTACCaaagtataaatgaaaaaaaatattaatcacaTCAACATGAAAGACAAATTGATATAGCATTTTAGTCAAGCGACAGATACATGTAAAACTACAGACAAGAAATTGGTTTGTTCAAGTAACCTTGCTCTCATCAAAATCAAAGTCAACTATAGGGGTTGTCTCTGGATTGGAATATTCTTCCAAGCATTTATAGCTTTCTAAGGACCAAAGACGCATTACCTAGCACCATTTACATGCAAAACAAGTAACAATATTATGCAATGATATTATGAGAAGGTCAGTTTATAAGGGCAAACAATTAGCAAACATTGAAGGAAACATGAAAGTAACCCAGACAAAgatgaaacaaaatatatatatatatatatatatatttttacataaaacAAGTGATGGTTCATAACAAGAAAAAAGTATGTTACGTATTGAGCATATCATCATGAACCGGCCCTTGTCTCGTAGATTGTGTATGTAGGAAAATACCTTATCACCTACACCAGTAAGAAGTAAGCCCATCTTCATTCGGCACTGATCCACCCTAACAGAAATCAAGTTTAGATAACCAAAGTACATATACTTACAAACCCATTATTGTATATGTAACTTTAAATCTGCTTAAAATCATACATAGGTactaaaaatagaatacaaagcATAAAACTTCGATATGAGGTTCGAAATTAGAATATGATATATGAAAATATCTATCTTTGAAGACATAACAAGCGAATTGAGAAAGATTTTACCATTAGCAATGTTTATGTACTtgaaaattatcattattattttttttcctttaaaaaagaaagtaaaaatcaaTACAAGGGCATTACCCAGCAGAATGGCCTTTCCACTGATCAATATGAATAACACCCTCTTGCAAAGCCAATCTATGATGTTTCATAGCAATCTCCTCCAAGTATAATTTCAAAGATTCCTCCGAATTACTAGACCTATTGGAAACACCCACAAAACCCATCTGCTGCTGCTTGTAACAGAACAGTTGCAGCAACTTAGACTTATTCACAATCGAATTCCTTCacgaaaacaagaaaaaaaatcaaaaacccatTTTTGTTGTCGAACCCATTGTTGAAAAGTATAAGCAGAGAGACAGAGAATAAAGAATACCAGGATTTGCAGACGACAGAGCATCGGACGAGGTCGAAGAAGTCGAGGAAGGAGAAGATGAAGCAGAGGATGTCGTGCTCCAGGGAGTGAACTGTGGTCTGTGATACTACTGAGCTCCTACTTCTCTGCCTCTTCTTGTCTCCGATGGGAGTTTGGTCCATAACTGACGTTGAGCGGAACCAAATGAGATTCGAAGGCGAAATGGGCAAACTTGCTTCCTGGTTTGAGCTGAAATAACCGATAACTACgagttattaatttttctattattacttattattcttttcgataaaagaaattgtttttctttttatttatttattattatttttattgaaatattaaacttatgaaatttaaatttctattactttttatttggataaactATATTTCACGTATTCAATTATATCACGTTttagtggtttttttttaaaaaaaaaaaaacatttcttaACACATTTGACATTAAATAATTTTCGATATAgagttttaatgaatttttttttttggggcttttgAGAAATAAtctgtttaaattgatttgattttttccCCTaccattttattactttttataatttattatatattttaaaatactcAATAAAATCCAAATGGTTATACgtaaatttgaatataaaaaatataaattattggacaatttctaaatattaatgGAAAATGCAAATGGTTATGGTTCAGAATctatatttggcacataaaatatcaaaaaaaaaaaaatggtatatgaaattaatttgaggcattgaaaaacatataaaatcaaTAAGAACATAATatcgaagaaaaaaaagggacatAATATCTTTATAATTGAGGAAATGTAACGTAGGAAAAAAAATGCTTATTACGGATGATCCTCAGAAATAGAATTTGGATAGTTAATTAGTTAGCTAGATGCTGACTGGTTAAGCAttataaaacataattaaaaaaagacgaAGTGAGAATCATCTCCATGAGCTTTAAATGCAAATCAAAgcataaagaaaagaaacaaagaaagaaagatatgaAAACGGACATATATACTTACAATTTGGATATCAGAGGTGACATGATGGAGTTTCCCATCTAGTTTTGCTATAGGGATGCAAGCAAGCTTAGATCGGAGGCCGTATCTATTTTCTTTGATTGTTTGTGATAGGAGACAATGCTCCTAAACTGGGACATTCTTCAATGGATAGATCCTTTAAAGAAGTGAGACCATGCAGCCCTTGTGGGAGTAATGCCAGCCCAGCACATCTTTTCAGAGTTAGATATTCAAGTGATGAGAGATTGCCTATCCCTTCAGgcaatgattttaaatatggacATTCTTCAATGTGGAGGTACTTTAAAGATGTGAGACCACGCATCCCTTGTGGCAGCGATGCCAACATACAACAATCCTTAATAGAAAGACTACTAAGAGATAAAAGATTGCTTATCCCTTCAGGTAATGATCCTAAATTGAAGCATCCAGAGATTTTCAGTACAGCTAAAGAGATGAGACCATGCATCTCTTCTAGCAACGATTCCAACCTATCACACCTTCCAATATGAAGAGTATCAAGTGCTGAGAGGTTGCCTATTCCCTTTGGCAATGATGTCAAATTGGGGCAGCATTCAATGTGGAGTTTCTGCAATGATGATGAGAGTTTGGCTATCTCCTCTGGCAAATCAACCAGACTGCGACAGTCCTCAATATGGAGATGTGCAAGGAGTGAGCAAGATATCCCCTCTGGCAAAATATCTAAATCATCCGTACGATGAAGATATAAGTACTCCAATCTGGAGAAAGGGATGGTTGGGGCAGAGGAATTGAAAAATGgatcagaagaagaagaaaaggaagtaGATTCTAATTCTAATGGTGGTGTTGATGAATTTCATGCATGCACATTGACACTCGGTAAAAGGCATTTGAATGCAAGATATCAGACTGAAAAGCTTAACATCTTGTATAGATTTTACATCATCGGACCAGATAATTTTGGTAGAAGGACTATATTAACCATGCCTACTGTattataaattgttattaatgaTTGGTGGCACCAAGTCAATGAAGAAATTCTACCAGCAAGTAGGAGAAGAAGATAACAAGTAAGCATAAACGCTTACAAAAGAATAGAAATTACCAACTGTTTATTAGCTCTGACACCTTTTCTTTGTTATGTTCAATTCTGATCAAACTTGCTGGGCTTATTTTTTATCCCATATAAATGAATGGTTATTCTACCCCCTAGAAACGGAGGGGATTGgagaaaaataatcataataaaacaaaataaaaggtaTCTGTTGGTAATTCTAGTTCACAGCGGTTGTAATCTGTTGGTCATACAATGGTTTAGGGTGATTTTCATTCCCATATTTAGTTTACGAtgattaaaagaaacaaattacttttatttcttctttctttgcttttgaaaTTGGAAACGAAAACTAATCAACTTTCCAAGATGTTACATCAAACGGAAGATACATAAAAAAGGATGGAAAATGATTCTTGAAAATCAAAGAGCACATGTAATATAAATAGTTTATAAAAATGACAACAGAGCAATTATACAGTTCTTAAAGCTACATTGCATATTAAATTTCCTTAGTACTTAACATTGTGATctaaattattgttgaatttcCACTGTGATATGATGTACCTACTTTGTGTGTGGTGGCAACTTTCTTTATTCTGGCAGCCAAGCAAGAGATTGGTGGTCAAGAAAATGCTATCAGGGCAGGTATCTTCTGTTGGCCTTCTTCCTTTGCATCTTTTAGCAGCACCATGAGAGCATTGAGAACTAGGATCTGTTACCTTCTTAAACAATGCTAGAAACAACTTCACCTGTATTCTTGTTCAAAACGTATAGCACACCACCAATTATTTCCTCCAACAACTAAGGTTGAATTCACATTCTGCAATAGTTGCAAGGAATGTATGACATCCGAACAAACTTGTATATCTCGCATAAACTTCTCATTATCCTGGAAATACAGAAAATGGAAGCAGCTCAATATTGCAAGTTGCAGACCAGAATACAAGAAACATAATAGTTTTGTACTTTAGTTTACCACTGGAAGTTAATCCTCAAAATAGCTGAGAGCTCATAATTGCATATCTATGTTACCaagataaaatttatatattcagCCGTCAATCCAGAAAACGCTTGGTAAGAACCATGGGTTGAAATGCCTGCAGGAAAAGGTTGATATTAAATGGATCCCACACGAGTGCAAATTCATGTGTTCATAAGTTTTCTGTGTCTAACAAAAGCAGAAAAACACTTTTAACCTTCATACCGCCATAGAAGaaaataacaagaaaagaaGTCTGTTACCTTGAGAATAAGTATCGAGGAGATCAGCATGACTGTCCCTTGTGCTGTAGGTTGTGTATGTGGGAAATACCTCATCACCTACACCAGTAAAACCGTAAAGATTGAAAAA
Protein-coding regions in this window:
- the LOC125422461 gene encoding N-terminal acetyltransferase A complex catalytic subunit NAA10; its protein translation is MVCIRKATIDDLLAMQACNLFCLPENYQMKYYLYHILSWPQLLYVAEDYNGRIVGYVLAKMEEESNECHGHITSLAVLRTHRKLGLATKLMNAAQSAMEQVFGAEYVSLHVRKSNRAAFNLYTETLGYKIHDVEAKYYADGEDAYDMRKELKGKKTTTHGHGHGHHHHHHGHGHGHHHHHHEHGGGCCSGEAKGSGKSEKGNAKAEAKAS
- the LOC132800501 gene encoding F-box/WD-40 repeat-containing protein At3g52030-like isoform X2; this translates as MGNSIMSPLISKFSNQEASLPISPSNLIWFRSTSVMDQTPIGDKKRQRSRSSVVSQTTVHSLEHDILCFIFSFLDFFDLVRCSVVCKSWNSIVNKSKLLQLFCYKQQQMGFVGVSNRSSNSEESLKLYLEEIAMKHHRLALQEGVIHIDQWKGHSAGVDQCRMKMGLLLTGVGDKVMRLWSLESYKCLEEYSNPETTPIVDFDFDESKIVGLVGTRICIWRRNGTRSIFSSRESTFSKGLCMRYFDPEAVVGCEDGTARVFDMYSRKCSQIIRMHAGPITSLCLSDDQLILSGSSLGSITISGLQSDQRVAKLRSTDSTGIRTLCFNPCSHVVFAGSTAGYASCWDLRTMRSLWETRISPNVIYSLQLLRNDKSTLVAGGIDGVLRILNQNTGEVVSSIVLDGNRSSSQHRHGAIERFKGRRLSEDTRIDSIPGSSRRPITCLAVGMKKVVTTHNSRYIRLWKFNK
- the LOC132800501 gene encoding F-box/WD-40 repeat-containing protein At3g52030-like isoform X3, giving the protein MGNSIMSPLISKFSNQEASLPISPSNLIWFRSTSVMDQTPIGDKKRQRSRSSVVSQTTVHSLEHDILCFIFSFLDFFDLVRCSVVCKSWNSIVNKSKLLQLFCYKQQQMGFVGVSNRSSNSEESLKLYLEEIAMKHHRLALQEGVIHIDQWKGHSAGVDQCRMKMGLLLTGVGDKIVGLVGTRICIWRRNGTRSIFSSRESTFSKGLCMRYFDPEAVVGCEDGTARVFDMYSRKCSQIIRMHAGPITSLCLSDDQLILSGSSLGSITISGLQSDQRVAKLRSTDSTAGIRTLCFNPCSHVVFAGSTAGYASCWDLRTMRSLWETRISPNVIYSLQLLRNDKSTLVAGGIDGVLRILNQNTGEVVSSIVLDGNRSSSQHRHGAIERFKGRRLSEDTRIDSIPGSSRRPITCLAVGMKKVVTTHNSRYIRLWKFNK
- the LOC132800501 gene encoding F-box/WD-40 repeat-containing protein At3g52030-like isoform X1, with the protein product MGNSIMSPLISKFSNQEASLPISPSNLIWFRSTSVMDQTPIGDKKRQRSRSSVVSQTTVHSLEHDILCFIFSFLDFFDLVRCSVVCKSWNSIVNKSKLLQLFCYKQQQMGFVGVSNRSSNSEESLKLYLEEIAMKHHRLALQEGVIHIDQWKGHSAGVDQCRMKMGLLLTGVGDKVMRLWSLESYKCLEEYSNPETTPIVDFDFDESKIVGLVGTRICIWRRNGTRSIFSSRESTFSKGLCMRYFDPEAVVGCEDGTARVFDMYSRKCSQIIRMHAGPITSLCLSDDQLILSGSSLGSITISGLQSDQRVAKLRSTDSTAGIRTLCFNPCSHVVFAGSTAGYASCWDLRTMRSLWETRISPNVIYSLQLLRNDKSTLVAGGIDGVLRILNQNTGEVVSSIVLDGNRSSSQHRHGAIERFKGRRLSEDTRIDSIPGSSRRPITCLAVGMKKVVTTHNSRYIRLWKFNK